Proteins found in one Neodiprion lecontei isolate iyNeoLeco1 chromosome 6, iyNeoLeco1.1, whole genome shotgun sequence genomic segment:
- the LOC124295183 gene encoding uncharacterized protein LOC124295183: MAARVKFINQKRATLKANITKLKRLTEDADFEPANIKMRADRVKEQFRTYEELHDELALLTDGDGDNVDDFDELQDRFYAIITKIETDLSSTAPQHPGVANVTSLPIDGTRRLKLPVADLPRFDGNIEKWLSFKNTFLTMIDSREDITKLQKFLYLKNCLEGDALNKILIYNVSEENYGTAWKLLLDSYDKTRILIVKHLDAILELPAVKKATHKDLARLVDDMRQHVNMLASLDVIPDEHLLVRIIERALPNNIRVKWEETLNLDTSPTLEQIYKFVSETAFRLYTLEQDVSRSKTETNYKRLLPNYKDQSGIKTRRGENGARTLAIGTSAKCVVCKRESHPIYQCREFQKMTVHQRWNFVKSSSLCKNCLRSHRGKCTSTHCKNCSRFHHTLLHNESPAASTHATQETIPSDTPKSTTKTTEYPRGN; this comes from the exons ATGGCTGCCCGCGTAAAGTTTATTAATCAAAAGCGTGCGACTTTAAAGGCGAACATTACCAAACTTAAGCGACTCACGGAGGACGCGGATTTTGAACCCGCGAACATAAAAATGCGGGCGGATCGTGTAAAAGAACAATTTCGAACATACGAGGAATTACACGATGAACTCGCATTATTAACCGACGGAGACGGTGACAACGTCGATGACTTCGACGAGTTGCAAGATCGATTCTACGCGATCATAACTaaaatcgagacagatttatCATCGACAGCACCACAACATCCCGGTGTAGCAAACGTGACGTCGCTGCCGATCGACGGCACGCGTCGACTTAAATTGCCGGTCGCCGACCTCCCAAGGTTCGACGGCAACATCGAAAAGTGGCtatcgtttaaaaatacatttttgacaATGATCGACTCTCGCGAAGACATaacgaaattacaaaaattcttgTATCTAAAAAATTGCCTAGAGGGTGACgcgttaaataaaattctcattTACAACGTGAGCGAAGAAAATTACGGGACGGCATGGAAGTTACTTCTAGATTCGTATGACAAGACTCGAATTTTGATAGTAAAACATCTCGACGCGATCCTCGAGTTGCCCGCGGTAAAAAAGGCGACACATAAAGATTTAGCGCGACTCGTCGACGACATGCGCCAACACGTGAACATGCTCGCGTCATTGGACGTGATACCAGATGAACACTTATTAGTCCGGATAATCGAGCGCGCGTTACCCAACAATATTCGGGTGAAGTGGGAAGAGACGCTCAATCTCGACACCTCGCCAACGCTCgagcaaatttacaaattcgtcTCCGAGACCGCGTTTCGTTTATATACGCTCGAACAAGATGTATCGCGTTCCAAAACAGAGACCAATTACAAACGACTGCTTCCGAATTATAAAGATCAAAGCGGAATCAAGACACGACGCGGAGAAAATGGCGCGCGTACGTTAGCGATAGGCACGTCAGCAAAGTGCGTAGTGTGCAAACGGGAGAGTCATCCCATATACCAGTGtcgcgaatttcaaaaaatgacggTTCATCAACGGTGGAATTTCGTCAAGAGTTCATCGCTCTGCAAAAATTGCCTGCGCTCGCACCGCGGCAAATGCACTTCGACGCATTGCAAAAACTGCTCCAGGTTTCACCACACTCTTTTGCACAACGAATCTCCTGCTGCATCCACCCATGCGACCCAAGAAACGATACCATCGGATACACCTAAGTCGACAACAAAG ACAACCGAATATCCTCGTGGCAACTAA